TTGTCTTACACCCACAGTATCAGGGAAGCTCGTCATAGGAGATTCAGTGCCATAGAACAAACAAACACTGTTGCTGACCCACCAATTGCCAAGCATAGGCCTAGTGTGACTATTAACACCGAGGTCTTACCCCGCTACCAACGAGCTGCCAAGCAGGAAACACCCATGCGAGAAGTCAGTTCAAAGTGGTATCCTAGACATGCCCTCAGTGTTCCAAATATTCCTATGCGAAGTAAAACCCCAACTCGGTCTGTTGTCTCAGCTCCAGCCACCACAAAATCACACCGGATGCGTTGCAAGCTCATGTATGATGACCGTCAGCTTTTTAATCTCACTAATCGTCAAACACGTCAGAGGTATGTCACCAAGGATGGAAAGTGTAGGGTCAACCTTGGACGCATTGAGGAAAAGAAGAGGTTTTTGTCAGATATTTTCACCACCATTGTGGATCTAAAATATCGCTGGTTCATTTTTGTATTCATGTTATGTTACATGGTCACCTGGGTCTCTTTTggagttatttattttgtggacGCCTTGCTTAGAGATGACGTGAATCATATTGGAGATCCTGAGTGGAAGCCTTGTATTGACAATGTCGACTCCTTTCTTTCTGCCTTACTCTTCTCTGTGGAAAGTCAAAGGACAATTGGCTATGGCACCAGGATGGTAACTGCCTATTGCCCAGAGGGTGTAATATTGCTTATGGCTCAGTCCATAATTGGATCAGTGATTGATGCGCTCATGGTGGGCTGTATGTTTGTAAAGATTTCTCGGCCTAAAAAGAGAGCCCAGACATTGATCTTCAGTAAGAAGTGTGTGGTATCCCACAGAGATGAAAAGCTATGCTTGATGTTCAGAATTGGAGATCTACGGGATAGTCACATGGTAGATGCTAAAATAAGAGCTAAACTTATCAAATCCAGACAGACAAAGGAAGGGGAGTTTATCCCATTGGAGCAATCGGAGATTAACCTTGGTTATGATACTGGAGAGGATCGTCTGTTCCTTGTGGAACCTCAGATCATCTGTCATTTCATCAATGATCACAGTCCCTTCTGGGAGATGTCTGCAGAGTCATTAAAGCGGGAGCAGTTTGAAATTATTGTAATACTTGAGGGCATTGTTGAAGCCACAGGTAAGCACAAGTTGAAGAGATTTAACTAATCAGCTTAAATGTACCATTTTCCTTTCATTAGTCTGTCATGATCAAGGCTGATTAAAACGAGTATCTTGAAACAAAAAGTGATACCACCACACAGGATTTCTTAATGTTAGAACAGGGTTTGTTTATACTGTTAGCTCCCAATTCGCAATATTCTGTTTTTATAACAGTTGATATTTCTTAACTTTATTATATAGACTAATATACAACAGTCAGGGAGGTGATACCACCTAACCAATATAAATTTATAAAGGAAATGAACCAAGTGTTATTATGTGATGCACAAGCAGAGAGTAAAATAATTTCAGGTATTTTATACACAATCGAgtattacataaaaacacaactttatttagaattaaaatataattttattacaatccaaagataataaattcaactaaatatttaaaatgtgtgaagTGTAGTGAATTAAACAGTCGTACCCTGGGAGCTCTAAATTACTCTAAATTATTCAATATAG
Above is a genomic segment from Mixophyes fleayi isolate aMixFle1 chromosome 11, aMixFle1.hap1, whole genome shotgun sequence containing:
- the LOC142107678 gene encoding G protein-activated inward rectifier potassium channel 4-like, whose amino-acid sequence is MALAVPSSSMNFQQDNGPCVLNHVNENRLKVDDPRIRRNSIPPVQTPTGKHMLAYLPRAPTDTSRYGTFPQKPETMVVSVTSCEDYHQKSEFTPPKKGGIISNFIPLSYTHSIREARHRRFSAIEQTNTVADPPIAKHRPSVTINTEVLPRYQRAAKQETPMREVSSKWYPRHALSVPNIPMRSKTPTRSVVSAPATTKSHRMRCKLMYDDRQLFNLTNRQTRQRYVTKDGKCRVNLGRIEEKKRFLSDIFTTIVDLKYRWFIFVFMLCYMVTWVSFGVIYFVDALLRDDVNHIGDPEWKPCIDNVDSFLSALLFSVESQRTIGYGTRMVTAYCPEGVILLMAQSIIGSVIDALMVGCMFVKISRPKKRAQTLIFSKKCVVSHRDEKLCLMFRIGDLRDSHMVDAKIRAKLIKSRQTKEGEFIPLEQSEINLGYDTGEDRLFLVEPQIICHFINDHSPFWEMSAESLKREQFEIIVILEGIVEATGMTCQAKTSYTEDEILWGHRFEPCMTLEKGAFRVDYTHFEKTFDVQTPWGSAKEMHELKENEQNDMSTLSLAWDNMFQTSIPDHSNTGPEDSYQENQENMDIPSIAERNRESESNDLDV